The following proteins are co-located in the Phragmites australis chromosome 10, lpPhrAust1.1, whole genome shotgun sequence genome:
- the LOC133883575 gene encoding serine/threonine protein phosphatase 2A 55 kDa regulatory subunit B alpha isoform isoform X1, whose product MDGPDGGEAAQPQPLEWRFAQVFGERAAGEDVQEVDIISAIEFDRSGDHLATGDKGGRVVLFERTDARDQNGSRRELERQDVPITRHLEFRYKTEFQSHEPEFDYLKSLEIEEKINKIKWCQTANNALSLLSTNDKTIKYWKVQEKKVKRVSVMNLDTSQSVGSSSAVSAGTSSSKAPLPNGGCSEKFNCPNNDLSFPPGGYASLRLPVVTSLEANPVARCRRVYAHAHDYHINSISNNSDGETFISADDLRINLWNLEINSQSFNIVDVKPSNMEDLTEVITCAEFHPTHCNTLAYSSSKGSIRLIDLRQSALCDNHSKIFEEHEAPGSRSFFTEIIASISDIKFSRDGRYILGRDYMTLKLWDLNMDSGPVSTFQVHEHLRPKLCDLYENDSIFDKFECCLSGDGLRVATGSYGNMFRVFGCTPGSMEATTLEASRNPMRRQVANPTRPTRTLASFTCGVRRGGENAGADANGNSFDFSTKLLHLAWHPTENSIACAAANSLYMYYA is encoded by the exons ATGGATGGCCccgacggcggcgaggcggcgcagccgcagccgctGGAGTGGCGCTTCGCGCAGGTCTTCGGCGAGCGCGCGGCCGGCGAGGACGTGCAGGAAG TTGACATCATCTCTGCCATCGAGTTTGATAGATCTGGTGATCATCTTGCCACGGGGGATAAAGGAGGACGTGTGGTTTTGTTCGAAAGGACAGATGCTCGGGAT CAGAATGGCAGCCGGAGAGAACTGGAGAGACAAGATGTTCCAATTACTAGGCACCTGGAGTTCCGTTACAAAACCGAATTTCAGAGTCATGAACCTGAG TTTGACTACCTCAAAAGTTTGGAAATAGAGGAGAAGATCAACAAGATCAAATGGTGCCAGACAGCCAACAATGCTCTCTCCCTTTTGTCCACAAATGATAAAACAATCAAATACTGGAAG GTGCAAGAGAAGAAAGTCAAACGAGTTTCAGTCATGAATTTGGACACTTCCCAAAGTGTAGGAAGTAGTAGTGCTGTTAGTGCAGGTACCAGTAGTTCTAAGGCACCTCTTCCAAATGGTGGATGTTCAGAGAAGTTCAATTGTCCGAACAATGATCTCTCATTTCCACCTGGAGGTTACGCATCACTCCGTTTGCCTGTG GTTACAAGTCTAGAGGCAAACCCTGTTGCTAGATGTCGACGTGTATATGCTCATGCTCATGATTACCATATAAATTCTATTTCAAATAATAG TGATGGTGAGACATTCATATCAGCAGATGATCTGCGAATAAATCTATGGAACTTGGAAATAAACAGCCAGAGTTTTAATATTGTTGACGTGAAGCCTTCAAACATGGAAGATCTAACGG AGGTGATTACATGTGCGGAGTTCCATCCAACCCATTGCAATACACTGGCCTATAGTAGCTCAAAGGGCTCTATCCGACTTATTGATCTGCGACAATCAGCATTGTGTGACAACCATTCCAAGAT ATTTGAGGAACATGAAGCACCTGGATCAAGATCCTTCTTTACGGAGATTATTGCGTCAATTTCGGACATAAAGTTTTCAAGGGATGGAAGATATATTCTTGGTCGTGATTATATGACTCTCAAG CTCTGGGATCTTAACATGGATTCTGGTCCTGTTTCAACCTTCCAGGTCCATGAACATTTAAGACCTAAG CTTTGTGATCTGTATGAGAATGACTCAATatttgacaagtttgagtgTTGTCTTAGCGGGGATGGACTTCGTGTTGCAACTGGTTCTTATGG TAATATGTTTCGTGTTTTTGGTTGTACTCCTGGAAGTATGGAGGCAACTACTTTGGAAGCAAGTAGGAATCCCATGAG GCGTCAGGTTGCAAATCCGACAAGGCCCACACGGACATTAGCTTCTTTCACCTGTGGTGTTCGGAGAG GTGGAGAAAATGCAGGCGCTGATGCCAATGGAAATTCATTTGACTTCTCGACGAAGTTGCTCCATCTCGCCTGGCACCCAACTGAGAATTCCATCGCATGTGCTGCTGCAAATAGCTTGTATATGTATTATGCGTAG
- the LOC133883575 gene encoding serine/threonine protein phosphatase 2A 55 kDa regulatory subunit B alpha isoform isoform X2 codes for MDGPDGGEAAQPQPLEWRFAQVFGERAAGEDVQEVDIISAIEFDRSGDHLATGDKGGRVVLFERTDARDNGSRRELERQDVPITRHLEFRYKTEFQSHEPEFDYLKSLEIEEKINKIKWCQTANNALSLLSTNDKTIKYWKVQEKKVKRVSVMNLDTSQSVGSSSAVSAGTSSSKAPLPNGGCSEKFNCPNNDLSFPPGGYASLRLPVVTSLEANPVARCRRVYAHAHDYHINSISNNSDGETFISADDLRINLWNLEINSQSFNIVDVKPSNMEDLTEVITCAEFHPTHCNTLAYSSSKGSIRLIDLRQSALCDNHSKIFEEHEAPGSRSFFTEIIASISDIKFSRDGRYILGRDYMTLKLWDLNMDSGPVSTFQVHEHLRPKLCDLYENDSIFDKFECCLSGDGLRVATGSYGNMFRVFGCTPGSMEATTLEASRNPMRRQVANPTRPTRTLASFTCGVRRGGENAGADANGNSFDFSTKLLHLAWHPTENSIACAAANSLYMYYA; via the exons ATGGATGGCCccgacggcggcgaggcggcgcagccgcagccgctGGAGTGGCGCTTCGCGCAGGTCTTCGGCGAGCGCGCGGCCGGCGAGGACGTGCAGGAAG TTGACATCATCTCTGCCATCGAGTTTGATAGATCTGGTGATCATCTTGCCACGGGGGATAAAGGAGGACGTGTGGTTTTGTTCGAAAGGACAGATGCTCGGGAT AATGGCAGCCGGAGAGAACTGGAGAGACAAGATGTTCCAATTACTAGGCACCTGGAGTTCCGTTACAAAACCGAATTTCAGAGTCATGAACCTGAG TTTGACTACCTCAAAAGTTTGGAAATAGAGGAGAAGATCAACAAGATCAAATGGTGCCAGACAGCCAACAATGCTCTCTCCCTTTTGTCCACAAATGATAAAACAATCAAATACTGGAAG GTGCAAGAGAAGAAAGTCAAACGAGTTTCAGTCATGAATTTGGACACTTCCCAAAGTGTAGGAAGTAGTAGTGCTGTTAGTGCAGGTACCAGTAGTTCTAAGGCACCTCTTCCAAATGGTGGATGTTCAGAGAAGTTCAATTGTCCGAACAATGATCTCTCATTTCCACCTGGAGGTTACGCATCACTCCGTTTGCCTGTG GTTACAAGTCTAGAGGCAAACCCTGTTGCTAGATGTCGACGTGTATATGCTCATGCTCATGATTACCATATAAATTCTATTTCAAATAATAG TGATGGTGAGACATTCATATCAGCAGATGATCTGCGAATAAATCTATGGAACTTGGAAATAAACAGCCAGAGTTTTAATATTGTTGACGTGAAGCCTTCAAACATGGAAGATCTAACGG AGGTGATTACATGTGCGGAGTTCCATCCAACCCATTGCAATACACTGGCCTATAGTAGCTCAAAGGGCTCTATCCGACTTATTGATCTGCGACAATCAGCATTGTGTGACAACCATTCCAAGAT ATTTGAGGAACATGAAGCACCTGGATCAAGATCCTTCTTTACGGAGATTATTGCGTCAATTTCGGACATAAAGTTTTCAAGGGATGGAAGATATATTCTTGGTCGTGATTATATGACTCTCAAG CTCTGGGATCTTAACATGGATTCTGGTCCTGTTTCAACCTTCCAGGTCCATGAACATTTAAGACCTAAG CTTTGTGATCTGTATGAGAATGACTCAATatttgacaagtttgagtgTTGTCTTAGCGGGGATGGACTTCGTGTTGCAACTGGTTCTTATGG TAATATGTTTCGTGTTTTTGGTTGTACTCCTGGAAGTATGGAGGCAACTACTTTGGAAGCAAGTAGGAATCCCATGAG GCGTCAGGTTGCAAATCCGACAAGGCCCACACGGACATTAGCTTCTTTCACCTGTGGTGTTCGGAGAG GTGGAGAAAATGCAGGCGCTGATGCCAATGGAAATTCATTTGACTTCTCGACGAAGTTGCTCCATCTCGCCTGGCACCCAACTGAGAATTCCATCGCATGTGCTGCTGCAAATAGCTTGTATATGTATTATGCGTAG